Proteins found in one Acanthopagrus latus isolate v.2019 chromosome 3, fAcaLat1.1, whole genome shotgun sequence genomic segment:
- the LOC119014574 gene encoding major histocompatibility complex class I-related gene protein-like isoform X1: MRTLLLLLLFCHVSSPVLHSLKHFITASTGIPNIPEVVGTVEIDELLVGSCDSKKRMEVKHDIAESFLMKYPEQLEWYKQECLGVFPIFKPRTHSLMRLYNQTGGVHVLQKVEGCEWDDETEEVKGFSQFGFDGEDLLKLDPKTFTWIALRPEAVNISMMWYTDTYLRGSFKTVLTQIFPELLKQFVEYGRSVLLRTELPSVSLLQKTPSSPVSCLATGFYPHRASLVWRKDGEELHEEVDHGEILPNHDGTFQMSVDLNLSSVTPEDWTRYDCVFQFSGVKEEIITRLEKDRIRTNWVKPSNMTVPVTAAVVVLALILIGAAGFIVYKKKKAISPPSAPDNSTELSEQLNPET; this comes from the exons tgCTACACTCCCTGAAGCATTTCATAACTGCATCAACTGGAATCCCAAACATCCCAGAGGTTGTGGGGACAGTAGAAATTGACGAACTTCTGGTGGGGTCATGTGACAGCAAAAAAAGGATGgaagtaaaacatgacattgCTGAATCATTCTTAATGAAGTATCCTGAGCAGTTGGAGTGGTACAAACAAGAATGTCTGGGTGTGTTTCCAATCTTCAAACCACGCACTCACAGTTTGATGCGTCTCTACAACCAAACTGGAG gtgtCCATGTTTTACAGAAGGTGGAGGGCTGTGAGTGGGATGATGAGACTGAAGAGGTCAAAGGTTTCTCTCAGTTTGGTTTTGATGGAGAAGACCTCTTGAAATTGGatccaaaaacatttacatggaTCGCTCTAAGACCTGAGGCTGTCAACATCTCAATGATGTGGTACACAGATACATACTTAAGAGGATCGTTTAAAACTGTTTTGACTCAGATTTTTCCTGAGCTGCTGAAGCAGTTTGTGGAGTATGGGAGGAGCGTTCTGCTGAGAACAG agcttccctcagtgtctctcctccagaagactccctcctctccagtcagctgcctcgctacaggtttctaccctcacagagcctcactcgtctggaggaaagatggagaggagcttcaTGAGGAGGTGGACCACGGAGAGATCCTCCCCAACCACGATGGAACCTTCCAGATGAGTGTTGACCTGAAcctttcatcagtcacacctgaagaCTGGACCAGGtacgactgtgtgtttcagttctcTGGTGTGAAGGAGGAAATCATCACCAGACTGGAGAAAGATCGGATCAGAACCAACTGGG TGAAGCCCAGTAACATGACCGTCCccgtcactgctgcagtggttgTTCTTGCTCTCATTCTCATCGGTGCTGCTGGATTCATCgtttacaaaaagaagaaag ccaTCAGCCCTCCATCTG ctcctgacaacagcacagagctctctgagcagctgaatcCAGAGAcctga
- the LOC119014574 gene encoding major histocompatibility complex class I-related gene protein-like isoform X3 has translation MASRFIAVTVTLHRLLLHSLKHFITASTGIPNIPEVVGTVEIDELLVGSCDSKKRMEVKHDIAESFLMKYPEQLEWYKQECLGVFPIFKPRTHSLMRLYNQTGGVHVLQKVEGCEWDDETEEVKGFSQFGFDGEDLLKLDPKTFTWIALRPEAVNISMMWYTDTYLRGSFKTVLTQIFPELLKQFVEYGRSVLLRTELPSVSLLQKTPSSPVSCLATGFYPHRASLVWRKDGEELHEEVDHGEILPNHDGTFQMSVDLNLSSVTPEDWTRYDCVFQFSGVKEEIITRLEKDRIRTNWVKPSNMTVPVTAAVVVLALILIGAAGFIVYKKKKAISPPSAPDNSTELSEQLNPET, from the exons tgCTACACTCCCTGAAGCATTTCATAACTGCATCAACTGGAATCCCAAACATCCCAGAGGTTGTGGGGACAGTAGAAATTGACGAACTTCTGGTGGGGTCATGTGACAGCAAAAAAAGGATGgaagtaaaacatgacattgCTGAATCATTCTTAATGAAGTATCCTGAGCAGTTGGAGTGGTACAAACAAGAATGTCTGGGTGTGTTTCCAATCTTCAAACCACGCACTCACAGTTTGATGCGTCTCTACAACCAAACTGGAG gtgtCCATGTTTTACAGAAGGTGGAGGGCTGTGAGTGGGATGATGAGACTGAAGAGGTCAAAGGTTTCTCTCAGTTTGGTTTTGATGGAGAAGACCTCTTGAAATTGGatccaaaaacatttacatggaTCGCTCTAAGACCTGAGGCTGTCAACATCTCAATGATGTGGTACACAGATACATACTTAAGAGGATCGTTTAAAACTGTTTTGACTCAGATTTTTCCTGAGCTGCTGAAGCAGTTTGTGGAGTATGGGAGGAGCGTTCTGCTGAGAACAG agcttccctcagtgtctctcctccagaagactccctcctctccagtcagctgcctcgctacaggtttctaccctcacagagcctcactcgtctggaggaaagatggagaggagcttcaTGAGGAGGTGGACCACGGAGAGATCCTCCCCAACCACGATGGAACCTTCCAGATGAGTGTTGACCTGAAcctttcatcagtcacacctgaagaCTGGACCAGGtacgactgtgtgtttcagttctcTGGTGTGAAGGAGGAAATCATCACCAGACTGGAGAAAGATCGGATCAGAACCAACTGGG TGAAGCCCAGTAACATGACCGTCCccgtcactgctgcagtggttgTTCTTGCTCTCATTCTCATCGGTGCTGCTGGATTCATCgtttacaaaaagaagaaag ccaTCAGCCCTCCATCTG ctcctgacaacagcacagagctctctgagcagctgaatcCAGAGAcctga